In Primulina huaijiensis isolate GDHJ02 chromosome 16, ASM1229523v2, whole genome shotgun sequence, a single genomic region encodes these proteins:
- the LOC140961528 gene encoding trihelix transcription factor ENAP2-like yields MKNPNFYPYIAHTSAEYEDDDVDEDEESPDQNFARNGYYENSKRHPKKRKLESFVSTYDLTPRKEMWSEEESFVLLEVWGERYMELGRRSLRAEDWAELTDKVLEMSRVKRTEVECKHQLDVLKNKYKKERAKVESGHGSKWVFFKKMDVLLNMRTRGHCGLGCGVDSGEYVFMNPRVYLDRSNVLDEMRDSPGQSDEDNEDEEEEEGLGGERQETESARLLAGSIQKFGQVYEKIEESKRKQMMELEKMRQDFQRELELQRKQIVERAEAEIAKIRKMEDDEHDTTDTSLESIED; encoded by the coding sequence ATGAAAAACCCCAATTTCTACCCTTATATAGCCCACACCTCAGCAGAATATGAAGACGACGATGTTGATGAAGATGAAGAGAGCCCTGATCAGAATTTTGCCCGAAATGGGTATTATGAAAACTCGAAGAGGCACCCCAAGAAGAGAAAGTTAGAGTCATTTGTCTCTACTTATGATCTGACTCCTCGCAAGGAAATGTGGAGTGAGGAGGAAAGCTTTGTGCTGTTGGAAGTTTGGGGAGAAAGGTACATGGAGCTAGGAAGGAGGAGTTTGAGGGCTGAGGATTGGGCTGAGTTGACTGATAAGGTATTGGAAATGAGTAGAGTTAAGAGGACGGAGGTGGAGTGTAAACACCAATTGGATGTTCTCAAGAACAAGTACAAAAAAGAAAGAGCAAAAGTGGAAAGTGGGCATGGAAGCAAAtgggtatttttcaagaaaatggatGTTTTGTTGAACATGAGGACAAGAGGTCATTGTGGGTTGGGCTGTGGGGTTGATTCGGGGGAGTATGTTTTTATGAATCCACGTGTATACTTGGACAGGTCTAATGTATTGGACGAAATGAGGGATAGTCCAGGGCAGTCAGACGAGGATAATGAGGATGAGGAGGAAGAGGAGGGTCTGGGAGGTGAGAGACAGGAAACTGAGTCTGCTCGGTTGTTGGCTGGATCGATTCAGAAGTTTGGACAGGTATATGAAAAGATTGAAGAGAGTAAGAGGAAGCAAATGATGGAATTGGAGAAGATGAGACAAGATTTTCAGAGAGAGTTAGAGTTGCAGAGGAAGCAAATTGTTGAGCGTGCTGAAGCAGAAATtgctaaaataagaaaaatggaAGATGACGAGCATGATACTACCGATACTTCATTGGAGAGCATTGAAGATTGA
- the LOC140961525 gene encoding serine/threonine-protein kinase PBL34-like, which translates to MEKQCGCWGNLKSSIRGSCKSSDSRNSASSIPRSSLVYDAATETRYLNASNREMCVPDEARYSSDNQDPPPLLVKKPPCQLLKFSFQELKAATGNFRPDSILGEGGFGYVFKGWIEENGTGPAKPGSGITVAVKNLKPDGLQGHREWVAEVHFLGQLHHFNLVKLIGYCIEDDQRLLVYEFMTRGSLENHLFRRTIPLPWSNRIKIALGAAKGLAFLHGGPEPVIYRDFKTSNILLDSDYNAKLSDFGLAKAGPQGDKTHVSTRVVGTYGYAAPEYVMTGHLTSKSDVYSLGVVLLEILTGRRSMDKKRPNGEQNLVTWARPYLSDKRKIYQLVDPRLELNYSIKGVQKLSQLAQNCLNRESKSRPSMDDVVKVLMQLQDLNDLAILSNHTRFSPVGRRKKRPDGIHQMINNQAKSVRDSPHTQLYR; encoded by the exons ATGGAGAAGCAGTGTGGGTGTTGGGGTAATCTGAAGAGCAGCATTAGAGGTTCTTGCAAAAGTTCCGATTCAAGAAACTCAGCTAGCAGTATCCCGCGGAGCAGTCTTGTTTATGATGCAG CTACAGAGACTCGGTACCTGAATGCCAGCAACCGGGAAATGTGTGTTCCGGACGAAGCAAGATATTCTTCTGATAATCAAGATCCACCGCCATTACTTGTAAAGAAGCCTCCATGCCAGCTTCTTAAGTTTAGTTTTCAAGAACTAAAGGCGGCTACCGGAAACTTTAGACCGGATAGTATACTAGGGGAGGGCGGATTCGGGTATGTTTTCAAAGGGTGGATTGAAGAGAATGGAACGGGACCGGCCAAGCCTGGCTCGGGCATTACAGTTGCAGTCAAGAACTTGAAGCCGGATGGGCTTCAAGGCCATAGAGAATGGGTG GCAGAGGTACACTTTCTTGGACAGCTTCACCATTTTAATTTGGTTAAGCTTATCGGATATTGCATTGAAGATGATCAAAGACTActtgtttatgaatttatgaCTCGTGGAAGCCTCGAAAACCATCTCTTTAGAA GGACCATACCACTACCGTGGTCCAACAGGATCAAAATTGCACTTGGAGCAGCCAAAGGCTTAGCCTTCCTCCACGGGGGTCCAGAGCCTGTCATTTATCGTGACTTCAAGACATCCAACATTCTTCTCGACTCG GATTATAACGCAAAGCTCTCAGATTTTGGGTTAGCAAAAGCAGGCCCCCAAGGAGACAAAACTCATGTCTCGACCAGAGTTGTCGGAACATATGGTTACGCTGCTCCAGAATATGTAATGACAG GACACTTGACATCAAAGAGCGACGTTTACAGCTTAGGCGTTGTGCTCTTAGAAATTCTAACGGGGAGAAGGTCGATGGACAAGAAACGACCCAACGGGGAACAGAATCTTGTTACATGGGCGAGACCCTATTTATCTGACAAGAGAAAGATATATCAACTAGTCGATCCACGACTCGAGCTCAACTACTCGATCAAAGGGGTACAAAAGTTATCGCAGCTAGCTCAAAACTGCCTAAACAGGGAGTCGAAGTCCAGGCCTTCCATGGACGATGTTGTGAAGGTTCTAATGCAACTTCAAGACCTTAATGATCTTGCCATACTATCGAACCACACTCGTTTTTCGCCAGTCGGGAGGCGTAAAAAGAGACCGGACGGAATTCATCAAATGATCAATAATCAAGCTAAGAGTGTAAGAGATTCCCCTCATACACAACTTTATAGGTAG
- the LOC140962154 gene encoding umecyanin-like: MSSRKMETNRRILLAVLVVAAAADLVGHAAAATYTVGDTLGWRIPPDGSSTYENWSSQHVFRVGDVLVFEFATGTHDVAKVTEDSYGTCSGTNPISIFTTGPTNVILNATGDHYFLCTLGRHCSLGQKLAVRVTGNSSTGQPPAPSRSPSTPTPSRSPSVPNPPPGSDSGPMVTIGSCNTLVVIFVSILFAGILI; this comes from the exons ATGTCGTCCAGGAAAATGGAAACCAATCGCCGGATTCTTTTAGCTGTTCTGGTGGTGGCTGCAGCCGCTGATCTGGTGGGACATGCGGCGGCAGCCACCTATACGGTCGGAGACACCTTGGGTTGGAGGATACCCCCTGACGGCTCCTCCACCTACGAGAACTGGTCTTCTCAGCATGTTTTCAGAGTTGGGGATGTTCTAG TGTTCGAATTCGCCACCGGAACACACGATGTAGCAAAAGTGACTGAAGATTCATACGGGACATGCAGTGGTACCAACCCCATCTCCATATTCACGACCGGTCCAACGAACGTCATCCTAAATGCCACCGGGGACCACTACTTCCTCTGCACGCTTGGAAGACATTGTTCGCTTGGGCAAAAATTGGCCGTCAGGGTAACCGGGAACTCGTCAACTGGTCAGCCTCCGGCACCATCGCGCTCACCTTCAACGCCGACACCATCACGGTCTCCTTCAGTGCCGAATCCACCACCGGGTTCCGATTCAGGCCCCATGGTGACTATAGGGAGTTGTAATACGTTGGTTGTTATTTTTGTGTCAATACTTTTTGCCGGAATCTTGATTTAG
- the LOC140961526 gene encoding equilibrative nucleotide transporter 8-like, whose translation MEGGKINSIKDSNPPPKDSYRIAYILHFFLRAGNLLPWNALITAVDYFEYLYPNRHIERVFSVVYMSSSLLVLILLLSWDFFRRSLSLRFRMNLGFSMLVLSLTVTPIMGWCWRKNGRILSSDAAFDTVVASVFVCGIADGLVGGSLVGTAGKLPKQYMQAIFAGTASSWVMISTLRIITKASLPQTPQGLKISAQFYFIVSSVILLICIICCNLLCKLRVMQHHYSNLQDGFLPLGLSSPKFLQTIAKIRWPSFGIFMIYTVTLSIFPGFLAENLGSTTLRDWYPVMLIATYNLSDFVGKSLTGVYVMSGIRKATWGCVLRILFYPLFICYFRGPKWMRTEAPVVVLTVMLGLSNGYLTSVIMILTPKAVPPQDSEVAAIVMAVMLGLGLAAGSVIGWFWII comes from the exons ATGGAAGGTGGCAAGATTAATTCCATCAAAGACTCAAACCCTCCACCAAAAGACTCGTACAGAATCGCATATATTCTCCATTTCTTCCTCAGAGCAGGCAACTTGCTTCCATGGAATGCATTGATCACGGCCGTGGATTACTTCGAATATCTTTATCCAAACAGACACATCGAAAGGGTTTTCTCCGTCGTGTACATGAGCTCTTCTTTACTTGTTTTGATCCTACTTCTGAGCTGGGATTTCTTCAGGAGAAGTTTGAGCTTGAGGTTTAGGATGAACTTGGGTTTTTCTATGCTTGTTCTGTCACTAACGGTGACTCCGATAATGGGTTGGTGTTGGCGgaaaaatgggagaatattgaGTTCTGATGCTGCGTTTGACACGGTTGTTGCGTCGGTTTTTGTCTGCGGGATTGCTGATGGACTGGTGGGAGGAAGCTTGGTGGGGACTGCGGGTAAGCTGCCGAAGCAGTACATGCAGGCCATTTTTGCGGGGACGGCTTCTTCGT GGGTTATGATATCAACGCTGCGGATCATAACAAAAGCATCGCTTCCTCAAACCCCGCAAGGCCTCAAAATCAGTGCTCAATTCTACTTCATTGTCAGCTCAGTAATCCTACTAATCTGCATCATCTGCTGCAATCTTCTCTGCAAATTACGAGTAATGCAGCACCATTACAGCAATCTCCAAGACGGGTTTCTACCACTCGGACTCTCATCGCCCAAATTCCTTCAAACTATCGCCAAAATCCGCTGGCCAAGTTTCGGGATCTTCATGATCTACACAGTCACACTCTCCATCTTCCCAGGGTTCTTGGCGGAGAATCTCGGGTCGACGACCTTGAGAGACTGGTACCCAGTGATGCTGATTGCGACGTATAACTTGTCGGATTTTGTGGGGAAATCTCTGACGGGGGTCTATGTTATGAGTGGGATCAGGAAAGCTACGTGGGGTTGCGTGCTGAGGATTTTGTTTTATCCTCTGTTTATTTGTTATTTCCGGGGCCCGAAGTGGATGAGGACGGAGGCGCCGGTCGTGGTTCTGACTGTGATGCTGGGGCTGAGTAATGGGTATCTAACGAGTGTCATCATGATCCTCACTCCGAAGGCGGTGCCGCCGCAGGATTCGGAGGTGGCCGCCATCGTTATGGCGGTGATGCTGGGATTGGGTCTGGCTGCTGGTTCGGTTATAGGGTGGTTTTGGATAATCTga
- the LOC140961610 gene encoding EIN3-binding F-box protein 2-like, with protein sequence MPALVNYRGDDDFYAGSTFCSRDSGFKFSFHSNEEIYCPSRKRSRVSVPDIFEGRLYDYKKPSIDELPDECLLEIFSRLPGGREKSAAACVSKHWLTLLSSVRSSDFCRIKAPNGQLDTMNMDKALNEDLDIECDGYLTRCVEGKKATDLRLSAIAVGTSSHGGLGKLSIRGSKSLWNVTNLGLSAIARGCPSLRVLSLWNLPFVSDEGLFEIAKECHLLEKLDLCQCPLISDRGIVAIAESCPILAAITIESCTKVGNESLQAIAKYCPKLQSIAIKDCPFVGDQGIANVISSGSTVLTKVKLQGLNITDYSIAVVGHYGKAITNLTLSGLQNVSQKGFWVMGNAQGLQMLSSLAITLCRGATDLSLEAMGKGCKNLKHLCLRKCCFVSDDGLVAFAKAAGSLESLLLEECNRITQNGILNSLSSSNLKLKSLSLVKCMGIKDIYQESVTLSPCESLRSLSIRSCPGFGSRSLAMVGKLCPQLHHLDLSGLCGITDAGLLPLFDCCQAGLAKVDLSECVNLTDEVIFSLARFHGKTLELLNLDGCQKVTDASLAALADSCPLLNDLDLSKCSISDFGVYALSCGVQQSLQILSLSGCSMISNKSMPALEKLGRTLVGLNLQHCNSISGSTIDLLTENLWRCNILS encoded by the exons aTGCCTGCTCTTGTTAATTACAGGG GTGATGATGATTTCTACGCTGGGAGTACCTTTTGTTCCAGAGATTCTGGGTTCAAGTTCTCGTTTCATTCTAACGAGGAGATCTACTGTCCTTCTAGAAAACGGTCACGGGTTAGTGTCCCAGACATATTTGAAGGGAGACTATACGATTATAAGAAACCATCCATCGACGAACTCCCTGATGAATGCTTACTCGAGATCTTCAGTCGCTTACCTGGGGGCCGAGAGAAAAGTGCCGCTGCTTGTGTTTCCAAGCATTGGCTGACACTTTTGAGCAGTGTACGAAGTTCTGATTTTTGCCGAATCAAAGCACCTAATGGACAGTTGGACACGATGAACATGGACAAAGCTTTAAACGAGGATCTTGACATAGAGTGCGATGGATACCTCACAAGGTGCGTAGAAGGCAAGAAAGCTACAGATCTTAGGCTTTCGGCTATTGCTGTTGGTACTTCAAGCCATGGAGGCCTTGGAAAACTTTCGATTAGAGGAAGCAAATCTCTATGGAATGTCACTAACCTTGGTTTGTCGGCGATTGCTCGTGGCTGCCCTTCTCTCAGGGTGCTTTCATTGTGGAATCTTCCCTTCGTTAGTGATGAAGGGCTATTCGAAATCGCAAAGGAATGCCATTTGTTGGAGAAGCTAGATCTTTGTCAATGTCCTTTGATTTCGGACAGAGGGATAGTTGCAATTGCAGAGAGCTGTCCCATTTTAGCTGCAATAACGATTGAATCTTGCACAAAAGTCGGCAATGAGAGTTTACAGGCAATTGCTAAATACTGTCCCAAGTTACAATCCATAGCCATCAAAGACTGCCCATTTGTTGGAGATCAGGGTATTGCTAATGTCATTTCCTCAGGTTCTACTGTCTTGACGAAGGTGAAACTGCAGGGCCTGAATATCACCGACTACTCTATTGCTGTTGTAGGGCACTATGGAAAAGCTATCACCAATCTTACTCTTAGTGGGCTTCAGAATGTGAGCCAGAAGGGATTTTGGGTAATGGGAAACGCTCAAGGTCTTCAAATGCTGTCATCTTTGGCGATAACTTTATGTCGAGGTGCAACAGATTTGAGTCTCGAAGCAATGGGAAAGGGCTGTAAAAACCTGAAACACTTGTGCCTTCGTAAGTGTTGCTTTGTGTCCGATGATGGTCTTGTAGCTTTCGCCAAAGCTGCTGGTTCTCTTGAAAGCTTGCTATTGGAGGAGTGCAACAGGATTACTCAAAATGGGATTCTGAACTCTCTTTCAAGCTCCAACTTGAAGCTAAAGTCCCTTTCCCTGGTTAAGTGCATGGGAATTAAAGATATATATCAAGAATCTGTGACCCTTTCTCCTTGTGAATCTCTTCGATCTTTGTCCATCCGCAGCTGTCCTGGATTTGGAAGCCGTAGCTTGGCCATGGTTGGAAAGCTCTGTCCACAATTACATCACTTGGATCTCAGTGGACTTTGTGGAATCACAGACGCTGGTCTTCTACCACTTTTCGACTGTTGCCAGGCCGGGCTTGCTAAGGTTGATCTTAGCGAATGTGTGAACTTGACCGATGAAGTTATATTTTCTTTGGCTCGTTTTCATGGAAAAACACTCGAACTGCTAAATCTTGATGGTTGCCAAAAGGTTACTGATGCGAGCTTGGCAGCCCTTGCAGATAGCTGCCCTTTACTGAATGATCTTGATCTTTCAAAGTGTTCAATCTCAGATTTTGGTGTTTATGCTTTATCTTGTGGAGTGCAACAAAGTTTACAGATCCTCTCGTTATCTGGTTGCTCTATGATATCAAACAAGAGCATGCCTGCTCTTGAAAAACTTGGAAGAACGCTAGTTGGACTAAATCTACAGCATTGCAATTCTATCAGCGGCAGCACCATTGATTTACTTACGGAGAACTTGTGGAGATGCAACATCCTTTCATAA